A single genomic interval of Chitinophaga sp. 180180018-3 harbors:
- a CDS encoding TolC family protein: protein MHCRLFLFTFLLLSGLTRAYGQKDTTQPGTFAFNLANCIQYGLEHQHDVVNARLDEQFSKEQIKEATAKLFPHATINGSLTDNLKLATSLIPDFSNLSSGKKIPVQFGTKFASSVTGQVNQTILNSDYFIGLKASKVYGGLAQKTAKRTEIDTRVAITQAYYAVLANEENIRLSKSNMQQLKKTLDDTKSRYDAGVAERVDVDRIQVSYNNVVTDIETQIRTLVYTMQLLRFQMGMPQESQLTLTETVQDLNVASFIADTIDYKVQDRIEYALQVNQIAINELSLKSKKMQYLPTLSAYVNYGWNYFSSTFGDLYKTGFGASALGLTLSWPIFTATERLHQIRESKITLKKSQNDLDYLTQQIKVDVANASTQYLNNKDKFTTQKTNMDLAQGIYDRIVLKFDQGVATSLDVTSAENDLKQAQVGYVQALLNTLISKTDLDKAMGKIK, encoded by the coding sequence ATGCATTGTCGACTTTTTTTATTCACCTTTCTTTTATTGTCAGGGTTAACAAGAGCTTATGGGCAGAAGGATACGACGCAGCCGGGGACGTTTGCTTTTAATCTGGCAAATTGCATACAATACGGTCTGGAACATCAGCATGATGTCGTAAATGCCCGCCTGGATGAGCAGTTTTCAAAGGAACAGATCAAGGAAGCTACGGCTAAATTGTTTCCTCATGCCACTATCAATGGCAGCCTTACAGACAATCTCAAACTGGCTACTTCGCTGATTCCGGATTTCAGTAACCTGAGCTCCGGCAAAAAAATACCTGTCCAGTTCGGAACCAAATTCGCCTCCTCCGTTACCGGCCAGGTGAACCAGACGATCCTGAACAGCGACTACTTCATCGGACTGAAGGCTTCTAAAGTCTACGGCGGGCTGGCGCAAAAGACCGCCAAACGAACGGAGATCGATACACGCGTGGCCATTACCCAGGCCTATTACGCTGTATTGGCCAACGAAGAAAATATCCGCCTCTCCAAATCCAACATGCAGCAACTGAAGAAAACCCTGGATGATACTAAATCCCGCTACGATGCCGGGGTGGCGGAAAGAGTGGATGTAGACCGTATCCAGGTGTCCTATAATAATGTTGTCACCGATATTGAAACCCAGATCCGAACCCTCGTATATACGATGCAGTTACTCAGGTTCCAGATGGGGATGCCACAGGAAAGCCAGCTGACCCTGACAGAAACCGTACAGGATCTTAATGTAGCGTCTTTTATCGCCGATACAATAGATTATAAGGTACAGGACCGTATCGAATATGCGCTTCAGGTTAACCAGATCGCTATCAATGAACTGAGCCTTAAAAGCAAGAAGATGCAATATCTTCCCACTTTAAGCGCTTATGTGAACTATGGCTGGAACTATTTCTCCAGTACTTTCGGCGACTTGTACAAGACAGGTTTCGGCGCCTCCGCTCTCGGCCTGACCCTGTCGTGGCCCATCTTTACCGCCACCGAACGGTTGCACCAGATCCGGGAAAGCAAAATCACCCTGAAAAAGTCGCAGAACGACCTGGATTACCTGACCCAGCAGATCAAAGTGGACGTTGCAAATGCCAGCACACAATATCTCAATAATAAAGACAAATTCACAACGCAGAAAACCAATATGGACCTGGCTCAGGGCATATACGACAGAATAGTACTGAAGTTTGACCAGGGAGTGGCTACCAGCCTGGATGTCACTTCCGCTGAAAATGACCTGAAACAGGCCCAGGTGGGCTATGTACAGGCGCTGCTGAATACACTCATCAGCAAAACAGACCTGGACAAGGCTATGGGTAAGATCAAATAA
- a CDS encoding efflux RND transporter periplasmic adaptor subunit: MYLINNKRNFYVAVMIGCVACGNSKKQQQAAMMMGKMKPTVVAAEVVPAVYTVAEKFPATLVAHDVVELRPDVSGYLESIRVADGASVTKGQPLYDIDRSRYSAAYNQVAAAQQQVEADLALKQRDYDRYKTLLEHDAISKQTVDQAHTALLSAQANLAAAKANVARAGTDVSHAIVKAPVSGKIGIVQIKVGDIVNAGQTLINTIVNEHPMFADMDVPQARLPEFLRIQKGQGDQQFFIQFGDGTRYEESGKILTINNIVDPQTGTVRVRLVFQNKDNMLKSGMSIVVVMQYGTANTQLAIPAKAIIQSLSETSVFTLSKDNVVSSKYIVPGPVTDTMQLVNGGLNAGDRVIIEGVQKVKPGDTVNIAGAAGAAPAAPGAGKH, translated from the coding sequence ATGTATCTGATAAATAACAAGCGGAACTTTTATGTGGCAGTTATGATAGGCTGTGTGGCCTGCGGCAACAGTAAAAAGCAACAACAGGCCGCCATGATGATGGGGAAGATGAAACCTACGGTGGTAGCTGCGGAAGTGGTGCCAGCCGTATATACGGTGGCAGAAAAATTTCCTGCAACCCTGGTGGCACACGATGTGGTGGAGCTCCGGCCCGATGTCAGCGGCTACCTGGAGTCGATCCGGGTCGCAGATGGCGCCAGCGTTACTAAGGGGCAGCCTTTGTACGACATCGACAGGAGCCGTTATTCAGCTGCCTATAATCAGGTAGCCGCCGCCCAGCAACAGGTAGAAGCTGATCTGGCGCTGAAGCAACGCGATTACGACAGGTACAAAACCCTGCTGGAACACGATGCCATCTCCAAACAAACCGTCGACCAGGCCCATACCGCCCTGCTGAGCGCCCAGGCAAACCTGGCTGCCGCTAAAGCCAATGTGGCCAGAGCCGGTACCGACGTGAGCCATGCCATTGTAAAAGCCCCCGTTAGCGGCAAAATAGGCATCGTTCAGATCAAAGTCGGAGATATCGTTAATGCCGGTCAGACACTCATCAACACAATCGTTAACGAACATCCGATGTTTGCCGATATGGATGTGCCTCAGGCACGCCTGCCCGAATTCCTCCGTATCCAGAAAGGACAAGGCGATCAGCAGTTCTTTATCCAGTTCGGGGATGGTACCCGCTACGAAGAATCCGGTAAGATACTGACCATCAACAATATTGTAGACCCACAAACCGGTACTGTACGTGTACGGCTTGTTTTCCAGAATAAGGATAATATGCTGAAATCCGGTATGAGCATCGTAGTAGTGATGCAATACGGTACCGCCAATACGCAGCTGGCCATTCCCGCCAAAGCTATCATACAGAGTTTGTCGGAAACAAGCGTATTCACACTTTCTAAAGATAATGTGGTAAGTTCCAAATATATCGTACCGGGACCGGTAACGGATACTATGCAACTGGTCAACGGCGGACTGAACGCAGGTGACCGCGTTATTATAGAAGGCGTGCAGAAAGTGAAACCCGGCGACACAGTGAACATCGCAGGCGCAGCAGGGGCTGCACCAGCAGCTCCGGGAGCAGGTAAACACTAA